A portion of the Paenibacillus sp. PvR098 genome contains these proteins:
- a CDS encoding AbrB/MazE/SpoVT family DNA-binding domain-containing protein produces MEISRISSKGQVTIPKSIRELLEVDAGDRILFIEENGRAYIAKASLVALNDYQLNMTKGARNQGISKQEFENKQAINQEDSWGKPRVKN; encoded by the coding sequence ATGGAGATTTCTAGAATAAGTAGCAAAGGACAAGTCACCATTCCAAAGAGCATTCGTGAATTATTAGAAGTGGATGCGGGGGATCGTATTCTTTTTATAGAAGAAAATGGACGTGCATATATAGCCAAAGCCAGCTTGGTTGCGCTAAATGATTATCAATTGAACATGACAAAGGGTGCTAGAAATCAGGGAATTTCCAAACAGGAATTTGAAAATAAACAGGCAATAAATCAAGAGGATTCCTGGGGCAAACCCAGAGTTAAAAATTAG
- a CDS encoding SCP2 sterol-binding domain-containing protein produces the protein MAIRDELQRLADRMNGSPEPIRSLNVVYQFNLSEDNILQVRFHGGQVDIKEGLHYPADCKLTMSEGTLRKLMNRQLNAAAAYMSGDLKLEGKMTVAFRLQEVLKAYS, from the coding sequence ATGGCTATTCGGGATGAGCTTCAACGACTTGCGGATCGAATGAACGGCAGCCCTGAACCGATCCGATCGCTAAATGTGGTGTATCAATTCAATTTGTCAGAAGACAACATTTTGCAGGTTCGTTTTCATGGAGGGCAGGTGGACATCAAGGAGGGGCTGCATTACCCGGCAGATTGCAAGCTAACCATGTCGGAGGGGACGCTTCGCAAGCTGATGAACCGACAACTGAATGCGGCTGCCGCGTATATGTCTGGTGATTTGAAGCTGGAAGGGAAAATGACAGTCGCTTTCCGTCTGCAGGAGGTGTTGAAGGCTTATTCATAG
- a CDS encoding long-chain fatty acid--CoA ligase: MTSKPWLKHYPAEVPPTFDYPKQNLAHFLKESAQTYPKHTALDFLGKTLSYQELLDLSYRFANALSQLGVRKGDRVAIMLPNCPQTVIAYFGTLLMGGVVVMTNPMYTPRELEYQIKDAGAKVIVTLDLLFERVYKVMEPAGIRQLIVTSIKDYMPIPQNWLYPLFARLKKMKREVIYGDGVYSFVKLLGRASPDPCGVKLDPEHDLALIQYTGGTTGRAKGVMLTHYNLVVNTIQNRLWSYRSKQTNEVYLSALPFFHVFGLTVLLNQSVYLAGKMALLPRFEINLLLETMRRVKPTVFPGAPTMYMTLINHLQTMRFNLSSLEVCVSGAAPLPVEIQQRFEAMTGARLVEGYGLTEASPVTHANNIWEQRKIGSIGIPFPDTEARIVDPDNQGKELPVGEIGELIIRGPQVMKGYWNRPEETESALRDGWLYTGDMAKMDQDGFFYILDRKKDLIIAGGYNVYPREVEEVLYEHPEVEEAVVAGVHDLYRGETVKAYLVMKKNSEAGAEELNSWCRNRLAAYKVPHVYEFRDALPKSLIGKVLRRKLVEEEMKRTDDDTTDS, from the coding sequence ATGACTAGCAAACCTTGGCTTAAGCATTATCCTGCTGAGGTGCCACCGACCTTTGATTATCCAAAGCAAAATTTGGCGCATTTTTTGAAGGAATCTGCTCAAACATATCCGAAGCATACGGCTTTGGATTTTTTGGGTAAGACGTTATCTTACCAGGAGCTGCTTGATTTGTCTTACCGATTTGCAAATGCGTTGAGCCAGCTCGGCGTGCGTAAAGGAGATCGCGTAGCGATTATGCTGCCTAATTGCCCACAGACGGTGATCGCTTATTTTGGCACCTTGCTTATGGGCGGAGTGGTGGTGATGACGAATCCGATGTACACGCCGCGTGAGCTGGAGTACCAGATCAAGGACGCCGGGGCAAAGGTGATCGTGACCTTGGATTTGCTGTTTGAGCGAGTATACAAGGTGATGGAACCAGCAGGAATCCGACAGTTGATCGTAACGTCGATCAAAGATTACATGCCGATACCGCAAAACTGGCTTTATCCGCTGTTTGCACGACTTAAAAAGATGAAGCGGGAAGTGATTTACGGGGACGGTGTATATTCTTTTGTGAAGCTGCTGGGCAGGGCCTCTCCAGATCCTTGCGGCGTGAAGCTGGACCCGGAGCATGACCTGGCACTTATTCAGTATACCGGCGGGACGACCGGGCGGGCCAAAGGTGTGATGCTGACGCATTATAACTTGGTTGTCAATACGATTCAAAACCGTCTATGGTCGTATCGTTCTAAACAAACCAATGAAGTTTATTTGTCCGCCTTGCCATTCTTCCATGTGTTTGGCTTGACGGTGCTGCTGAATCAATCGGTATATTTAGCTGGAAAGATGGCGCTGCTGCCGCGTTTTGAAATTAACTTGCTTCTCGAAACCATGCGTCGGGTGAAGCCAACCGTCTTCCCGGGAGCCCCAACGATGTATATGACCTTGATCAATCATCTGCAAACGATGCGCTTCAACTTATCGTCGTTGGAGGTCTGTGTCAGCGGAGCGGCTCCTCTTCCGGTGGAGATTCAGCAGCGGTTTGAAGCGATGACGGGTGCCAGACTGGTCGAAGGCTACGGCTTAACGGAGGCGTCGCCGGTCACCCATGCGAATAATATATGGGAGCAACGAAAAATCGGATCGATTGGCATCCCCTTTCCCGATACGGAAGCACGAATCGTGGATCCTGATAATCAAGGAAAGGAACTGCCGGTGGGAGAGATCGGTGAGCTGATCATTCGGGGACCGCAGGTCATGAAAGGTTATTGGAACCGTCCGGAGGAGACAGAGTCCGCTTTACGAGACGGTTGGCTGTATACTGGAGATATGGCAAAAATGGATCAAGATGGTTTTTTCTATATTCTGGACCGTAAAAAGGATTTAATTATCGCTGGCGGCTATAACGTCTATCCGCGTGAAGTCGAGGAGGTCCTTTACGAGCATCCTGAGGTTGAAGAGGCCGTGGTGGCCGGGGTACATGACCTCTATCGCGGGGAGACGGTCAAGGCTTATTTGGTGATGAAAAAAAACAGTGAAGCGGGTGCGGAAGAATTAAACAGCTGGTGCCGCAATCGGCTTGCAGCCTACAAGGTGCCGCACGTCTACGAATTTCGCGATGCATTGCCCAAATCCCTAATAGGCAAGGTGCTGAGAAGAAAGCTTGTGGAGGAAGAAATGAAAAGGACCGATGACGACACGACGGACAGCTAG
- a CDS encoding cold-shock protein, which yields METGTVKWFNAEKGFGFIEVEGGADVFVHFSAIQGDGYKSLDEGQRVQFNVTQGNRGPQAENVTKIY from the coding sequence ATGGAAACAGGAACAGTAAAATGGTTTAACGCTGAAAAAGGTTTTGGTTTTATCGAAGTTGAAGGCGGGGCTGACGTATTCGTGCATTTTAGCGCGATCCAAGGTGACGGTTATAAGTCATTGGATGAAGGTCAACGTGTTCAGTTTAATGTGACACAAGGTAACCGCGGACCACAAGCAGAGAACGTTACGAAAATTTATTAA